From Homo sapiens chromosome 6, GRCh38.p14 Primary Assembly, the proteins below share one genomic window:
- the GNMT gene encoding glycine N-methyltransferase isoform 1 (isoform 1 is encoded by transcript variant 1): MVDSVYRTRSLGVAAEGLPDQYADGEAARVWQLYIGDTRSRTAEYKAWLLGLLRQHGCQRVLDVACGTGVDSIMLVEEGFSVTSVDASDKMLKYALKERWNRRHEPAFDKWVIEEANWMTLDKDVPQSAEGGFDAVICLGNSFAHLPDCKGDQSEHRLALKNIASMVRAGGLLVIDHRNYDHILSTGCAPPGKNIYYKSDLTKDVTTSVLIVNNKAHMVTLDYTVQVPGAGQDGSPGLSKFRLSYYPHCLASFTELLQAAFGGKCQHSVLGDFKPYKPGQTYIPCYFIHVLKRTD, translated from the exons ATGGTGGACAGCGTGTACCGGACCCGCTCCCTGGGGGTGGCGGCCGAAGGGCTCCCGGACCAGTACGCGGACGGGGAGGCGGCGCGCGTGTGGCAGCTGTATATCGGAGACACCCGCAGCCGCACCGCCGAGTACAAGGCATGGCTGCTTGGGCTGCTGCGCCAGCACGGCTGCCAGCGGGTGCTCGACGTAGCCTGTGGCACTGG GGTGGACTCCATTATGCTGGTGGAAGAGGGCTTCAGTGTGACGAGTGTGGATGCCAGTGACAAGATGCTGAAGTATGCACTTAAGGAGCGCTGGAACCGGCGGCACGAGCCCGCCTTCGACAAGTGGG TCATCGAAGAAGCCAACTGGATGACTCTGGACAAAGATGTGCCCCAGTCAGCAGAGGGTGGCTTTGATGCTGTCATCTGCCTTGGAAACAGTTTCGCTCACTTGCCAGACTGCAAAG GGGACCAGAGTGAGCACCGGCTGGCGCTGAAAAACATTGCGAGCATGGTGCGGGCAGGGGGCCTACTGGTCATTGATCATCGCAACTACGACCACATCCTCAGTACAGGCTGTGCACCCCCAGGGAAGAACATCTACTATAAG AGTGACTTGACCAAGGACGTCACAACATCAGTGCTGATAGTGAACAACAAGGCCCACATGGTGACCCTGGACTATACGGTGCAGGTGCCGGGGGCTGGCCAGGATGGCTCTCCTGGCTTGAG TAAGTTCCGGCTCTCCTACTACCCACACTGTCTGGCATCCTTCACGGAGCTGCTCCAAGCAGCCTTCGGAGGTAAGTGCCAGCACAGCGTCCTGGGCGACTTCAAGCCTTACAAGCCAGGCCAAACCTACATTCCCTGCTACTTCATCCACGTGCTCAAGAGGACAGACTGA
- the GNMT gene encoding glycine N-methyltransferase isoform 2 (isoform 2 is encoded by transcript variant 2), whose product MVDSVYRTRSLGVAAEGLPDQYADGEAARVWQLYIGDTRSRTAEYKAWLLGLLRQHGCQRVLDVACGTGVDSIMLVEEGFSVTSVDASDKMLKYALKERWNRRHEPAFDKWVIEEANWMTLDKDVPQSAEGGFDAVICLGNSFAHLPDCKGGLLVIDHRNYDHILSTGCAPPGKNIYYKSDLTKDVTTSVLIVNNKAHMVTLDYTVQVPGAGQDGSPGLSKFRLSYYPHCLASFTELLQAAFGGKCQHSVLGDFKPYKPGQTYIPCYFIHVLKRTD is encoded by the exons ATGGTGGACAGCGTGTACCGGACCCGCTCCCTGGGGGTGGCGGCCGAAGGGCTCCCGGACCAGTACGCGGACGGGGAGGCGGCGCGCGTGTGGCAGCTGTATATCGGAGACACCCGCAGCCGCACCGCCGAGTACAAGGCATGGCTGCTTGGGCTGCTGCGCCAGCACGGCTGCCAGCGGGTGCTCGACGTAGCCTGTGGCACTGG GGTGGACTCCATTATGCTGGTGGAAGAGGGCTTCAGTGTGACGAGTGTGGATGCCAGTGACAAGATGCTGAAGTATGCACTTAAGGAGCGCTGGAACCGGCGGCACGAGCCCGCCTTCGACAAGTGGG TCATCGAAGAAGCCAACTGGATGACTCTGGACAAAGATGTGCCCCAGTCAGCAGAGGGTGGCTTTGATGCTGTCATCTGCCTTGGAAACAGTTTCGCTCACTTGCCAGACTGCAAAG GGGGCCTACTGGTCATTGATCATCGCAACTACGACCACATCCTCAGTACAGGCTGTGCACCCCCAGGGAAGAACATCTACTATAAG AGTGACTTGACCAAGGACGTCACAACATCAGTGCTGATAGTGAACAACAAGGCCCACATGGTGACCCTGGACTATACGGTGCAGGTGCCGGGGGCTGGCCAGGATGGCTCTCCTGGCTTGAG TAAGTTCCGGCTCTCCTACTACCCACACTGTCTGGCATCCTTCACGGAGCTGCTCCAAGCAGCCTTCGGAGGTAAGTGCCAGCACAGCGTCCTGGGCGACTTCAAGCCTTACAAGCCAGGCCAAACCTACATTCCCTGCTACTTCATCCACGTGCTCAAGAGGACAGACTGA
- the CNPY3-GNMT gene encoding Glycine N-methyltransferase-like isoform 2 (isoform 2 is encoded by transcript variant 2), with product MRRVDSIMLVEEGFSVTSVDASDKMLKYALKERWNRRHEPAFDKWVIEEANWMTLDKDVPQSAEGGFDAVICLGNSFAHLPDCKGDQSEHRLALKNIASMVRAGGLLVIDHRNYDHILSTGCAPPGKNIYYKSDLTKDVTTSVLIVNNKAHMVTLDYTVQVPGAGQDGSPGLSKFRLSYYPHCLASFTELLQAAFGGKCQHSVLGDFKPYKPGQTYIPCYFIHVLKRTD from the exons GGTGGACTCCATTATGCTGGTGGAAGAGGGCTTCAGTGTGACGAGTGTGGATGCCAGTGACAAGATGCTGAAGTATGCACTTAAGGAGCGCTGGAACCGGCGGCACGAGCCCGCCTTCGACAAGTGGG TCATCGAAGAAGCCAACTGGATGACTCTGGACAAAGATGTGCCCCAGTCAGCAGAGGGTGGCTTTGATGCTGTCATCTGCCTTGGAAACAGTTTCGCTCACTTGCCAGACTGCAAAG GGGACCAGAGTGAGCACCGGCTGGCGCTGAAAAACATTGCGAGCATGGTGCGGGCAGGGGGCCTACTGGTCATTGATCATCGCAACTACGACCACATCCTCAGTACAGGCTGTGCACCCCCAGGGAAGAACATCTACTATAAG AGTGACTTGACCAAGGACGTCACAACATCAGTGCTGATAGTGAACAACAAGGCCCACATGGTGACCCTGGACTATACGGTGCAGGTGCCGGGGGCTGGCCAGGATGGCTCTCCTGGCTTGAG TAAGTTCCGGCTCTCCTACTACCCACACTGTCTGGCATCCTTCACGGAGCTGCTCCAAGCAGCCTTCGGAGGTAAGTGCCAGCACAGCGTCCTGGGCGACTTCAAGCCTTACAAGCCAGGCCAAACCTACATTCCCTGCTACTTCATCCACGTGCTCAAGAGGACAGACTGA